The genomic DNA GATCGGGACGCGTCCCGGATACTGGTTTTGATTGATCAGGACGGCTCCGATCACCTCATGGTCCGGGAAATACTCGACGATTCCCGTGTAGCCCGTGCCGGCACCTGTGCGATAGACCACCCGGCGACCGTTTTCCGTCACGACATTCCAACCGTAGCCCTGTTCTGGAGCGAGTTCTGGGTAGGGGGTCGTGAGCATTAGATCGAGGGTGTCGGCCCGCAGAAGCTCGAGCCGATCCAACGCCAGAAAAAGTTTGACCAGATCCGTCGGGGTCGAGACCACACCGCTCGAACCGTATTTACCACTCACATTGGGCAAGTCATCGACCTCGCGGTGTTTGCCCAACCGAGGCGCCCAGTAGGCCTTCGCCAGATCTTCGTCGCGCCCCGATGCGATCGCCAGCGAGGACCGGTTCATCGCGGCCGGCTCGAAGATGGACGTCTCCAACACTCGCTCGAATCTGCGGCCGGTGGAATTCTCGATCGCGCCGGTCAACAGATTGAAACCAAAAGAGGTGTAGCGGTAGCCCCGGCCGGGCTCGAATTCGAGTGGATCGTCGGCAAACACGCGCAGGGAATCGGCGAGAGAAGAGTACTCGGTCGTCGACGAGATCTCGCCGGCATTCGCCTTGTAGTGCCGCACGCCGGAGGTATGGGTGAGCAGGTGCCGCAGGCGGATCGGCCACGGCTTCTCGGGAAAGGCCGAGACGTGGCTGCGAATGTCGTCGTCGAGATCGAGCGTTCCCGACTCGACCTGCTGCAGAACTCCGATGGCGGTGATTCCTTTGGAAATCGAGTAGGTGCGATAGGCGGTGTTCGGCGTTGCCGCCCGCTGGCTCTCGAGATCGGCGAAGCCCACGGCCTCGGCCACGACCATCTCACCATCCACAGCGATGGCAAGGGAAATGGAAGGCGGCCCGCCGGGAGCGTCCAGATAGGTCTGGAGATATGGCCGGACGTGGGCGGGTCCCCGAAATTCAACCTCGGGAACCGCCGGCGCTTCACCGGTACAGGCGAACAGGGAAAGAGCAAGGAACGCGACGGGAGTGGCTCTCATCATGCCCCAAGCCTGCAGTGGAGCCGCGGCGCCTTCTTGAAGATTCTGAACCTGTTCGATCACACTCGCCGTCAGCGGGTGCCCAATCGGTGCCATTCGCCGGCCGTCTTGCGAAACTGGCCTGGCGTCCAGCCGGTCTCGCGCTTGAAGTCGCGCGTCAGATGGCTCTGGTCCGCATAGCCGAGTTCCAAGGCGACATCGGCAAGGGAATCCTGGTCCGAGACCAAGAGTTCGATGGCCCACCGCAGGCGCAAGGTCCGCCGCTGGCTCCCGATCGAGCATCCGTAATAGCGACGGAAGGCACGAGCCAAATACACCGGATGGACTCGAAACCGACGAGCCAACTCCTCCAGACTCTGATCGGCGCCTCCGCGCCGACCCACCGCCTCGTGGACTTCGGTAATCCAACAGGGACGCGAGGTCTTCGTTTGCACCGAAAGCCGGTCTGACCCCAAGCCCTCCACAAGGCGGGAGAGCATCCGATCCGAAAGCGGCACCTCTGCCTGGGGACGCTTCGCAAGCCTCAAGAACTGACCGAAGATTCTCATCGCCGTGGTGCCGGCAGGCATTCGCATTGGCTTGTCGGGCAGCGTCCTCTCGACGCCCTCGCCCCGCAGGCCCAGCACGAACATGCGAACCCCTTCAGGTCCGGCCGCGGTTTCATGGAACTCCCCGCGCGGCTTGAAGTGCACCTCCCACGGCGTGCACTGGTGGACCTGTCCCCGAAATCGCTCCTTGAGCCGGCCAAAGACAACCAGGGTCAACGCCGCGGACCGATGGCCGATCCACCCGTGCCCCGTTCCCGGCAAGAAAGTCTTGTCTTTGAAGTACCAATCTGTAGGGGGCAAAGCCATAAATCTTGCTCTACGGCGAGCGCATCCGAGAAATTTCTGCCGTTCTTCGAGCCGAAATCATCCCCCAGCCCTTCGCCGGGGAGCAGGAATGGTGGCACTTTAGCGCGATGGCAACATGACAGACTCGCCCAACCGGGCCGATCCAACCCAACGTCCCCTTGGATGCCGGTGGCGGCCCCTTCAACAACATCGTCTCAGGTTCGAAGAGCCACCCGTTCCCAATCGACGACGACCATGCTCAGCCTGCGCCGAGTCTCGAAAACCTATGACGACGTCACCGCCGTGGCGGCGGTGGATCTCGCCGTCGCCGCCGGCGAGACCGTTGCCCTGATCGGCCCCAGCGGCTGCGGCAAGTCGACGCTGTTGCGGCTGATCATCGGGCTGGTCAAGCCCGACGAGGGAAGGGTCGAAATCGATGGCGAGCCGCTGGCGGATGACGGGGCGACCCTGCGGGCGCAGCGCCGGCGGATGGGCTACGTCATCCAGTCCGGTGGCCTGTTTCCGCATCTCACCGCCCGGCGGAATGTGAGCCTGCCGGCCGACCACCTCGGCTGGAAGGAAGAGAAGAGCGGCGAGCGCATCGCCCGTCTCTCGGCGCTGGTCCACCTACCGGCGGCCACCCTCGACCGCTTTCCCACTCAGCTTTCCGGCGGCCAGCGGCAAAGGGTGAGCCTGATGCGAGCCCTGATGCTCGATCCGGACATTCTGCTGCTCGATGAGCCCCTGGGCGCGCTCGATCCGATGATCCGCCGCGACCTACAGGGCGAACTGGCAGAAATTTTCCGAACCCTCCGCAAGACGGTGGTGCTGGTGACCCACGATCTCGGCGAGGCGGGCTTCTTCAGTCAGCGCTTGGTGTTGATGAACGAGGGCCGCATCGAACAGGAGGGCTCGATCCAGGAACTGCAGGAGGCGCCCGTCACCACCTTTGCGCACCGCTTCGTGGCAGCGCAGCAGGCGCCGGAGGCGAAGCCGTGAATCGCCGTGGGTGGCTGCTCGGGGCATTGGCGGTCTACCTGACGTCGCCGGCGTTGGCCACCATCGAGGCCCCGGTCGTCGAGGTCGGCTCGAAGAAGTTCACCGAGTCCGTGATTCTCGGCGAGGCTTTGACCCACCTGCTCCGGGACGCCGGCCTCGAAGCACGCCACCGGCGAGAACTCGGCGGCACCCGAGTGCTGTGGAACGCCCTGCTGCGAGGCGACATCGATACCTATGCCGAGTACACCGGCACCCTGCGGGAAGAGATCTTCGCCGGCCGCGACCTCCCGGAGGAGAAATTGCCGGCCGCCCTGGGCGAGGTCGGTATCGGCGCCAGTGCGCCCCTCGGTTTCAACAACACCTACGCCCTGGGCATGCTGAAGGAAGTGGCCGACCGCCACGCGGTGCGCACCATCTCGGACCTGCGAACCCGGCCGGAGCTGGCGCTTGCCTTCACCAACGAGTTCCTCGACCGCAGCGACGGTTGGCCGGGCCTGCGCGCCCACTACGTTCTACCGCAGTCGGACGTGCGCGGCCTCGATCACGATCTCGCCTACCAGGGCTTGGCCGCCGGCAGTCTCCAGGTGATGGATCTCTACTCGACGGACGCGGAGATCGCCTACTACGGTCTGCGGGTACTGGAAGACGATCTCGCCTACTTTCCGGCCTATGAGGCTCTGGTGCTCTACCGCCGCGACCTGCCGGCGGGCGCGATCCACGCCCTGGAACGTCTCGCCGGGGAGATCGACGGCGAGGCGATGGTGGCGATGAACGCCGCCGTCAAGATCGACCGCCGGCCGGAGACGGCGGTGGCGGCGTCCTTCCTGCGGCAAGCGTTCGGCATCGAGAGCGAGATTCGGATGGAAGACCGGGCGGCCCGCTTCCTACGCCACACCCGCGAGCACCTCATGCTGGTCGGGCTTTCTCTTCTCGCGGCGATTCTGGTGGCGGTCCCGGCGGGTATCGTCGCCGCTCGCCGGCCGCGCCTCGGCCACGTACTGCTGGGACTCACCGGAGTGCTGCAGACCATCCCCTCCCTGGCGCTCCTGGTCTTCATGATTCCGCTCTTGGGCATCGGTGCGCCGCCGGCGCTGGCGGCGCTGTTCCTCTACAGCCTGCTCCCCATCGTCCGCAACACCCACGCCGGCCTCCAGGGCATTGCGCCGGAACTCCTGGAGTCGGCGGACGCCCTCGGCCTGCCCTCCGGCGCCCGGCTGCGGCGCATCGAGTTGCCGATGGCTTCGCGTTCGATCCTCGCCGGCATCAAGACCTCGGCGGTGATCAATATCGGCACCGCCACCCTCGGCGCCCTGATCGGCGCCGGCGGCTACGGCCAGCCGATCCTGACGGGAATCCGGTTGGACGATCTCGGGTTGATCCTGGAGGGCGCCGTGCCGGCCGCCGTACTGGCCCTGGCCGTCCAGGGTCTCTTCGAACTCTCCGAACGCCGGCTGGTGCCGCGCGGCCTCCGCCTCCCGTCGGACGGCTGATCCTCCACCACCGACCGCTGCGAGGGGCTGATACCCTCGTCTCTTACCGCACCACGAATCGCTGGGAGATCCACATCCATGCCCGAGCCATCGTCCGCGACCGCGGCTCCCGAGGAGAGCGGAACAAGGCCTTCTCAGCCGCTGACGTCCCTCGATCGCTACCGGCAGGTTCGCGCCTGGACGGAAACCCTGTGTGAGCCCCTCGCCACCGAAGACTACGTGGTGCAGTCGATGGCCGATGCCAGTCCGGCGAAGTGGCATCTGGCCCACACCACCTGGTTCTTCGAGACCTTCCTGTTGGCACCGCACGTCGCGCAGTACCGATCGCCGGACGAGCGCTTCAACTTTCTGTTCAATTCCTACTACAACTCGGTGGGCGCGCAGCACGCACGGCCGGATCGGGGGCTGTTGTCGCGCCCCACGGTGGACGAGGTGTACGCCTACCGCCACCACGTTGACGACTCGATGGCGGAGCTGATCGCAACCCTCGGTGACGACGAACCCGCGACCACCCTGCGCGGCCTGCTGGAGGTCGGCCTGAATCACGAGCAGCAGCACCAAGAGCTGATGTTGACGGACGTGAAACACATGCTGTCGCGCAATCCGCTACAGCCGGCCTACGGACCGGCGGCGGAGGCCGGCGGCGCAGCGGCAAACGCCCCCGGAGAGGCGCGCTGGACGGCCTTTGAGGAAGGCCTCTACGCCATCGGCGAGGACGCCGGCAGCGACGGTTTCGCCTTCGACAACGAGGGGCCGCGCCACCGGGCGTTCGTGGAGGCCTTCGAGCTGGCCGACCGGCCGGTCACCAACGGTGAATACCTCGAGTTCATGGCCGACGGCGGCTACCAACGGCCCGAGTTCTGGTTGTCCGACGGCTGGGCCACGGTGCGCGCCGGGAACTGGCGGGCACCGCTCTATTGGCACTCGACCGAAGACGGCTGGCGACGCTTCAGTCTGAGCGGCGACGGACCCATCGACCCTGGCGAGCCGGTCTGCCACATCAGTCTGTACGAGGCCGATGCCTACGCCCGCTGGGCCGGTGGGCGGCTACCGACCGAGGCGGAGTGGGAGATCGCCGCCGAGCGGGTCTTCGGTCGGCCTCGGGCACGAGGCGAAAACGCTCCCGACGGCAACTTCGCTGAATCGCGGCTCTTCCATCCGCGCCCGCTGCCGGCCGGATCCGCCCACGGCCAGATGCTCGGCGACGTGTGGGAGTGGACTCGCAGTGCCTACTCGCCCTACCCCGGCTACCGACCGCCGGCCGGGGCTCTCGGCGAGTACAACTCCAAGTTCATGAACAACCAGACGGTGCTGCGCGGCGGCTCCTGCGCCACGCCGCGATCGCACATCCGCACCACCTATCGCAACTTTTTCCCCCCGGCCGCCCGCTGGCAGTTCTCCGGTCTGCGCCTGGCGCGCGATGGAGAGCGGTAATGCCCCAACCGAAAGCGCTCGAACCGGCCCCTCTCGAACCGGCCAAGGCCGTTTCGGTGCGGGATACGGCGCCGGTCACCGCCGACATGCTGGCGGATGTCCTCGCCGGCCTGTCCGCCATCCCGAAGACCTTGCCGTCGAAGTACCTCTATGACGAGACCGGCTCCTTTCTCTTCGAAGCCATCTGCACTCTGGAGGCCTACTACCCCACCCTCACCGAACTGTCGATCATGGACCGGCATGTGGCGGAGATGGCGGCGGCGCTGGGGCGGGGCTGCCTGCTGATCGAGTACGGCAGCGGTAGCGGCAAGAAAACCGAGATCCTGCTAGAGGCTCTTGAAGACCCGGCGGGCTACGTACCGATCGAGATCTCCCGGCCCCACCTGGAAGCCTCCGCTCGGCGGCTGGCGCGGCACTTTCCGGCCATCCCCATCCTGCCGGTCTGTGCCGACTACACCAGCGCCTTGGAGATCCCCACTCCACCCCGACCGGAAGAGCACCGAGCCGTGTTCTTCCCGGGCTCGACCATCGGCAACTTCGAGCCGCCCGCGGCGGAGGACTTTCTGCGCCGCATTGCCGAAGTCTGCGGTGCCGGAGGCAGCCTTCTGATCGGTGTCGATCTGCAAAAAGATCCGGCGATTCTCGAACGAGCCTACAACGATCCTCAGGGCGTCACCGCCGCCTTCAACCTGAATCTCCTGGCGCGCCTCAACCGGGAACTCGGTGCGGACTTCGATCTCCCGCGGTTCCGGCACTTCGCGATCTACAACCGGGAACACGGCCGGATCGAGATGCACCTCGAAAGTTCCAGCGAGCAAGCTGTCCATCTGGGAGGCCAGAGGTTCTCCTTCGCCGCCGGCGAAACCATCTGCACCGAGCACTCTCACAAATACACCTTGGACGGATTTCGCGCCATGGCGCGCCGAACCGGCTTCGAGGTGGAACAAGTGTGGACGGACCCGAAACGCTGGTTCAGCGTGCAGCACCTGCGGGCTTGAGGCCCTCGCCCAAGAAAACTCACCCGCCGGGGTAAGACATCGGACCCTCACCGCATCTCACCGGGTGTAGGACGAAAGGAGCCCTGATCCAGGGGCCCGATACGTTTTGAGCCAGCTACGCCTTCAAAGGAGATAAAGACCATGAGCCGCATTCAACCGCTTCAGACGGAGAACGCTTCCCCCGAATCCCAACAGATCCTCGACCAGGTGAAAGCCAAGATGGGCGGGGTTCCCAACATCCTCGGCACCATGGCCCAGGCACCGGCCGTCGCCAAGGCCTACCTGGGCTTCAGCGGCGCCCTCGGTGAAGGTACGCTGTCGGCGCAACTTCGGGAACTGATCGCCTTGACCGTCGCCGAGACCAACCAGTGCGACTACTGCTTGGCCGCTCACTCCACCATCGGCAAGGGTGCCGGACTCGATCAGGACGAAATCCTCGCCGGACGACGGGGCCATTCGAACGATGCCAGGACCCAGGCGGCACTCACCTTCTCGCGCCTGTTGGTGACCAACCGAGGACAGGTGACGGACGAGGAACTTCAAGCCCTCCGCGGTGCCGGATTCAGCGATCCGGAGGTGCTTGAAGTCGTCGCCAACGTCGCCATCAACCTGTTCACCAACTACTTCAACCACGTCGCCGATCCGGACGTCGACTTTCCGGCACCGGCTCGGCTCGAAGCGGTCGCAGGTTGATCGTGATGGCCCCGGAAGCCACCTTTGAGGGTGCTTCCGGGGCATGGCATCGTCTTTCGTCTCCATGGACCGCAACAACACCACCTGGATCGATCACCTTTCTTCCCCGGGACCGACCCAGGAGGCCGCGCTCACCGACCTCGGCGAGGTCTTGAGGCGGGGCCTCGATGGCGCCCTCGGGCGCAAGATCTCCCAGCGGCAAGCCTTTATCGAGGACGCAGTGCAGGACACCTTGCTCAAGGTCCTGTCGCACCTGGCCGAGTTTCGGGGGCGCAGCCGGTTCACCACTTGGGCCGTCTCGATCGCCGTTCGCGAGGCCTTCGGAGAACTCCGGCGGCGCCGGTCCCGAGATGTGTCGCTGGATTCCCTGGCGCTCGAAGATTCCATTTCCTTGGCGCCGCCCGGCAACCCGGAGGCCTCCGACGGAAATCTCGACCGCCGCCGGATTCTGCGAGCGCTGCAGCACCTCATCGACCGGCGACTCACGGCGAAACAGCGCCAAGTCCTGCGCGCCAAGCTCGAAGGATTGGAACAGAGCGAGATCGCCCGGCGCATGCCGGACGTCAAGCGCAACGCCGTCTACAAGTTGGCCCACGACGCCCGCAAGAGCCTCAAGAAGGGCCTGATCGAGGAAGGATTCTCGGAGGCCACCATTCGCCACGCCTTCGAGTTCTAGGAGAGAGCCATGGCTCTGACACATCAGCAAGTCCAAGACCTGATCCAGTCGATCTGCGCCACCCTCGAGCACGAACTCGACTGCGGCCAGTGCTGGCAGCAGGTATCCGAGCTGGCCGAGCGCGAACTGTCGGGCCAGGAGATCCCCGCGGCGCTGGCTACCGTGAACGGACACCTGGCCGTCTGCGGCGAATGCCGGGAAGAGTACGAGACCTTGCTGAGAGCATTGGAAACCCTCGCCGAGCCCTGAGGAGTTGGACCCTCACTTGCCCGTAGTCAACAGGAGTCCCCATGACCGTCTCCACCCGCCACGATCCCTTTCCGGTCAACGATCCCTACCACGGCATCTACGCCCACGGTGTCGAAACCCGTGCCGGCGCGCGCATCGTCCACGTTTCCGGCCAGGTCGGAGCCTCGCCGGAAGGCCACTTACCCTCCGACTTCCGAGGCCAGTGTCGTCAAGCCATCCGCAACATTCAGTCGGTTCTGCGGCAGGCGGACATGGAGATGACGGATATCGTAAAGATGTCCTGCTTTTTGACCCGCCGCGAAGACATGGATGCCCTGGTGGAAGTCCGCAAGGAGTTCTTGGATGGGGTGCGCCCCGCCATCACCACGCTGTTCGTCGCGGGCCTCGTCTCGCCGGACTGGCTGGTCGAAATCGAGGCGGTGGCTTGCGCCGAGTGACCTCGGCCGGAGCCGTCCGGGCAGCAAGAATTGGCGAAATCCCCTATTGCTATACTCCAAAGTAACGATTCTCTTCGCCCGACCCCTCTATTGCCTGGAACCACCTCGAAGGAGGATAGCTCTTGGGCCAGAACCGCCACGACGTTCCTGCGCTCAGACGCGCGAGTCGGCGAAGCCACTGGCGGCGGAGCGCCGGGGGGATTCTCGCATTCCTGATCGCCTCGGCCAGCGCGGGGAATGTCTCCGCCGCTACGACGGATCTCGAGGCGCTCTACGTCGCTCCCGATATCCATTTGGTGGTCGGCGGAGTCGAGATTCGAGATCATCAGGTGCTCGCCGACGATCTCGCCGGCGGATTGATGCAGTTGACCCTCGGAGGCTTGCCGGAAGCGGCGGCGATCGACGCTCTCCATCGGCTGGACGACGGCAGATTTCTCTTCTCGCTCGAAGGTTGGGCGGATTTGGGCGGTCTACCGGTCGGCCCTGCGGACATCGTTTCCTGGGACGGAACGTCCTACGGCATCGCCTTCGATGCGGCTGCCGCCGGCTTGCCGGCGGGACTCGATGTCGATGCGCTGTCCTTCGATGCTGACGACATCTTTCTATCGTTCCAGACCCACGCCGATCTCCCGGGTGGCCCCTACGCCGACGACGATTTGGTGCGCTGGGACGGAGCCAGTTTCTCCCTCGCCTTCGACGGCGCCGCCGCCGGAGTACCCCGGTCACTGGATCTCGACGCCGCCCACCGCCTCGAAAACGGCAACTGGCTACTGTCCTTCGACAGCGACGGCACCGTCGGCGGCGTCGGCCTGGCCGATGAGGACGTGGTCGAGCACGATCCCGTTGCCGGGAGTTGGGAGTTGCTCTACGACGGCTCCACATTCTTCCCGGCATGGGAGGCCACCGACCTTGTGGCCCTCACCGCTGGCGAGCCGCCGAACGTTTTGGAAATCCCCGTACTGTCGCCTATCGGCCTGACGGTTCTTGCCATGATTCTCGCACTCTCCGCCAGCGCCATCGTCCGGCGCCGGATGCCTTGGAGCGCCGAGACCGATTTCCTGGAGAAGCCATGAAACCATCATTCCGAGTCTGCGCTTGGGTCCTTGCGGTCGTCGTCACAACCCTGCTCTCGACTTCCTTCGCAACGGCCTCCGATGGCGTGGGCGAGATCCACCAGGCGTGCGTCGCCACCGGCTGCCTGGCCGGCGATACCGCGGGCTTTCCCATCCAGATCACCCAGCCCGGCAGCTACCTGCTGACCTCGAACCTCACCGTTCCCGACGAGAACACGACGGCGATTGAGGTTACCGCTGAGGGTCCGGTACAGATCGATCTCGGAGGCTTCAGCATCTCCGGAGTGACCACCTGCAGCGGCAACCCCATCGTCTGCACCCCTCTCGGCACCGGGAGCGGCATCAACAGCGACCCCAGCCGCAGTATTTCGATTCGAAACGGCGCCATCCGGGGGATGGGAGGCTTCGCCATCAACGTCGGCAGCGGCCTCATCGAGGACACGGTGGTCCGGGGAAACGGAGGCACAGGCATCGCCGCCGCCGCCGCCATTGTCCAGAGCAATGTGGTAATCGGCAACGGCTCCACCGGAATCACCAATGGCGCGGGCATGATCCTCAACAATCAGGTATTTGGCAATGGCGGCACCGGCATCGCAGGAACCGTCGGCCCGACGGTGCGGGGCAATCGCGTACGCGGCAACGGAGGGGCCGGCAACAACCCGGGAATTCGAACCGTTGACGGCTACGTCTTCGACAACCACGTCGAGCTCAACGACAGTGTGGGCCTGCAGGCGAATGGCACCACGGTATTCGGCAACAATGTTTTTCGAAGCAACAACCTGCCGGCCAACGCCGGAAATCAGGTCGCCGGCGGAACGCAGATCGGCCTCAACCTATGCCAAAACGTACCGTGCCCGTGATCACCTGGAGAGCTTCCCCGCCGCCGGCCGAGAAGCCCTCTACCCGGTACCGCCCCAGCGGCTGAGATCACCGCTCTCAAATCCATCTTCGAAAATCTCCGCCGTCATCACCTGCAAGCCGTTGAGGGCGGCGCCGAGACTTGGATCCGCGTCCGGAACGACTCCGGAATGCAGGTCCAGGCGACCGTCGATACCGACCTGCGCCCGGTGCCGGGAGAAGGTGATGAGTTCCTCGTGGCCGCCGCTCCAGACGCCCCCGATGGAGTAGTGCGGAAATCCATCTTCCTGGTCCACGCTGGTGTAGCTCAAGACCGCCGGCTCTTTGGGCATGCGGGCATAGATCAGGATGACGTACTCGCCCGGCGCCAAGCCGGTGAAGAAGATGCAGGATTCGAGATCTGCATCGAAGGTCACCAGGTAGTCATCGAGCAGCAGAGAGTCGTCACCGGAAGTTGCAGGATCGACAACCGTCGGCGTATCCAAGCCACCGAATTGACGCAGGCTGACGGAAGTGACCAATCCGTCAAGATCGACCAACCCCTGAGTGGTGGTGGCGTGATCGGCCCGAAAGCTGTTCCAAACTCCGGGTAGTCCAGCGGCGGCGTAGGTGTCCGCCGGCGCATTGCCGACTTCGCCGAAGTCGATGTTCAAGGACTGCCCCATCAGAGGCCCCGCCACCGCAACCGCCGCCACCCAAGCAAGGGAAATCCATCGCACGAACGGGTCTTTTTTCATTCGACCTCCGGGAGTTCCTGATGCCGAAATCTTATCCACGAGAACGCCCATTCTAGCAACTCGATCAGGAGCGCTCGACAGCCGGCGGCAGCTTGGAAAACCAGGCCTGGTCCGACGGATCCGGCGCAGAGTCGGCAGTCGGAGGTGATGGCGTCGTCGTTTCCAGGAGACTCGTCAAGGCTTCAAAATCGGGTAGAGGGCGAGAATCATCTGAAACTCGACCTCCTCGGCGTCGCCCTCCGCGGGGTCTTCCTCCTCCTCGGCCAGATCATCCAACAACTGCTGGACCTCTGCCTGCAGCCGCTCGATCTTTTCGGGCCGGGCCGTCGCCTTGAGGTGTACCAGCATCGGCTGGAGGCCACCGAGATCTTTCCCCTCCAGCGCTCGCACTTCCTCGGCTCCCCGGCTCAACAGATCCCCGCCGAGCGCCGCCCAACCGGTGCTCGCGGGATCCGAGAAGAGGTTGTCATCCACCCGGAAAGCCCGCGCCACGCTCCGGAAGTACTTCTCGAGAGTGCCTCGGTTGGGACGGGT from Acidobacteriota bacterium includes the following:
- a CDS encoding helix-turn-helix domain-containing protein, with translation MSHDSQEAGPQEAGPQETGPREAGPRGVEPQEAGPPVEASYTIKDLGQLKALADPLRVRILEALCEQPRTTKQVAERLGEKPTKLYHHVDALEKVGLIGLHSTRPNRGTLEKYFRSVARAFRVDDNLFSDPASTGWAALGGDLLSRGAEEVRALEGKDLGGLQPMLVHLKATARPEKIERLQAEVQQLLDDLAEEEEDPAEGDAEEVEFQMILALYPILKP